One Deinococcus reticulitermitis genomic region harbors:
- a CDS encoding M23 family metallopeptidase has protein sequence MRGARWPGGVLLTAALLSGLGGLGGPGAGWLRAQAQQRPAALPQSGTELTSQKLEQLERDLAEQRRLSQAQAERLRALRAQLGQLSVRQRAAIDRLDRLAAETGKLENELADVIRRVTGAQARLRATKADLAVTQARVDTLKTDVRAMLRSLHRERDAHYLRLLSQSGSLWDLLIRLDYANMAGERNVQVTRELRGAATELTAQRAAQEVQAEELRGLQGEQQAKLAELRARRAAQAAELAELKRTAEGQQAFAARTQAQQALTAQTIDALVTGVVKEKTRLEEERRRRLEEERRRREAEARRIREAQERARREAERLARIRAEQERRAREAEARRQAELTRQAEVARQAELTRQAELAREAAAARRRAEAQAAAQREREAAVARERQALAERQAQTEQAQAQLNVELQPLPATTDGEAMGFPLPGGQVSAPFGTGGEQWAVISGPVGGQAVAARGGNVLAAAYYAALGWVILIDHGNNLITGYFGLQDSLVSAGQRVNQGTPLGVIGGSHILGTDRMAFQVRDGVTPVPPQF, from the coding sequence ATGAGGGGCGCGCGCTGGCCGGGAGGCGTGCTGCTCACGGCGGCGCTGCTCTCGGGCCTGGGCGGTCTGGGTGGGCCCGGCGCGGGGTGGCTGAGGGCGCAGGCCCAGCAGAGGCCGGCGGCGCTTCCCCAGTCCGGGACCGAGCTCACGAGCCAGAAGCTCGAACAGCTCGAGCGTGACCTCGCCGAGCAGCGCCGCCTCAGTCAGGCGCAGGCCGAGCGGCTGCGCGCGCTGCGTGCTCAGCTCGGGCAGCTCAGCGTCAGACAGCGCGCGGCGATCGACCGTCTCGACCGACTCGCCGCCGAGACCGGAAAGCTCGAGAACGAGCTCGCGGACGTGATTCGCCGCGTGACGGGAGCGCAGGCCAGGCTGCGGGCGACGAAGGCTGACCTCGCCGTCACGCAGGCGCGGGTGGACACCCTCAAGACCGACGTGCGCGCGATGCTTCGTTCCCTGCACCGGGAGCGCGACGCCCACTACCTGCGGCTGCTCTCGCAGTCGGGGAGCCTGTGGGACCTCCTGATCCGGCTCGACTACGCCAACATGGCCGGCGAGCGCAACGTGCAGGTGACGCGTGAGTTGCGCGGGGCCGCCACCGAGCTCACGGCCCAGCGTGCCGCCCAGGAAGTGCAGGCGGAAGAACTGCGCGGCCTGCAAGGCGAGCAGCAGGCCAAGCTCGCCGAGCTGCGCGCCCGCCGCGCGGCCCAGGCTGCCGAACTCGCCGAACTCAAGCGCACGGCGGAGGGTCAGCAGGCGTTCGCCGCCCGCACCCAGGCGCAGCAAGCGCTCACCGCCCAGACCATCGACGCGCTCGTGACCGGTGTCGTGAAGGAGAAGACCCGGCTCGAGGAGGAGCGCCGACGCCGGCTGGAAGAGGAGCGGCGCCGCCGCGAGGCCGAGGCCCGGCGCATCCGCGAGGCGCAGGAGCGTGCCCGGCGTGAGGCCGAGCGCCTCGCCCGCATCCGCGCCGAGCAGGAGCGCCGCGCCCGCGAAGCCGAGGCCCGGCGCCAGGCTGAACTTACCCGCCAGGCCGAGGTTGCCCGCCAAGCCGAACTCACCCGCCAGGCCGAACTTGCGCGCGAGGCCGCCGCTGCCCGCAGGCGTGCGGAGGCCCAGGCGGCGGCGCAGCGCGAGCGTGAAGCTGCCGTCGCCCGCGAGCGCCAGGCCCTCGCCGAGCGTCAGGCGCAGACTGAGCAGGCTCAGGCCCAGCTCAATGTCGAGTTGCAGCCGCTTCCCGCGACCACAGACGGCGAAGCGATGGGCTTTCCGCTGCCGGGTGGGCAGGTCTCGGCACCCTTCGGCACCGGCGGCGAGCAGTGGGCGGTGATCAGTGGCCCGGTGGGTGGCCAGGCGGTCGCGGCGCGCGGGGGCAACGTGCTCGCCGCCGCCTACTACGCCGCGCTCGGCTGGGTGATTTTGATCGACCACGGCAACAACCTCATCACCGGGTATTTCGGCCTCCAGGACTCGCTCGTCAGCGCCGGACAGCGCGTGAACCAGGGCACCCCCCTCGGCGTGATCGGCGGCAGTCACATCCTCGGCACCGACCGCATGGCCTTTCAGGTCCGCGACGGCGTGACGCCGGTACCGCCGCAGTTCTGA
- a CDS encoding cell division protein FtsX: MIYHLRQALLAMRANLTATLSTLTTMTLTLLTLGSVLLLTLNVERTLERLESQVEVAAYLTEGADEAALLQTVRAYPQVTAARLVTREEILAEMTRDYPYTREAAELTGNPFPDTLRMSVARVEDSRRVAVAAEALPGVESVEYGENYVDSAVRTLTTVRAVGYGVVALLLLGTLFNILNAVRVAMFARRREISVMRLLGATRSFIRMPHLIEGVLVGGVAAGLSVGLLAFAYHELTARLALFAPVFPLVTDWNVIWPLLLGVGGIGVLVGLIGSLFATRRYLRELE, encoded by the coding sequence GTGATCTATCACCTGCGCCAGGCCCTGCTCGCCATGCGGGCCAACCTCACGGCGACGCTTTCGACCCTGACCACCATGACCCTGACGCTCCTGACGCTGGGAAGCGTGCTGCTGCTCACACTGAACGTGGAGCGCACGCTGGAGCGGCTGGAGTCGCAGGTCGAGGTCGCCGCTTACCTGACCGAGGGGGCCGACGAGGCGGCGCTGCTGCAAACCGTGCGCGCCTACCCCCAGGTGACGGCGGCGCGGCTCGTCACGCGCGAGGAGATTCTCGCCGAGATGACGCGCGACTACCCGTACACCCGTGAAGCCGCCGAGCTGACCGGCAATCCTTTTCCCGATACGCTGCGCATGAGCGTGGCCCGCGTGGAGGACTCGCGCCGGGTGGCGGTGGCGGCCGAGGCCCTGCCCGGCGTCGAGAGCGTCGAGTACGGCGAGAACTACGTGGACTCGGCGGTCAGGACGCTGACCACCGTGCGCGCGGTCGGCTACGGGGTGGTCGCGCTGCTGCTGCTCGGGACCCTGTTTAACATCCTCAACGCCGTGCGGGTCGCCATGTTCGCCCGGCGGCGCGAGATCAGCGTGATGCGGCTGCTCGGCGCGACCCGCTCCTTTATCCGGATGCCGCATCTGATAGAAGGCGTCCTCGTCGGGGGGGTGGCGGCGGGACTCTCGGTGGGCCTGCTCGCCTTCGCCTATCACGAGCTCACCGCCCGGCTCGCCCTGTTCGCCCCGGTGTTTCCACTCGTGACCGACTGGAACGTGATCTGGCCGCTGCTGCTCGGGGTCGGGGGCATCGGCGTCCTGGTTGGTCTGATCGGGAGTCTGTTCGCCACCCGGCGTTACCTCAGGGAGCTGGAGTGA
- the ftsE gene encoding cell division ATP-binding protein FtsE, translating to MIEFSRVSLKYAATQTLALDDLSLTIRKGEFVYLVGHSGAGKSSFMNIILKRALPTGGEVRVAGQPLSHYRGRRTPQLRRHIGTIFQDNLLLDHLSAYDNVAFALRVTGVPGREWPGRVTAALRTVGLEHKQRTLPVQLSLGEQQRVAIARAIVSDPPLLLADEPTGNLDPDNSREVLRVLQQVNLRGTTVVVATHARDLVETFRHRTLTLRRGRLVRDDALGGYAL from the coding sequence ATGATCGAATTCAGCCGGGTGTCGCTCAAGTACGCCGCCACCCAGACCCTCGCGCTCGACGACCTGAGCCTGACCATCCGCAAGGGAGAGTTCGTCTACCTCGTGGGGCACTCGGGCGCGGGCAAGAGCAGCTTCATGAACATCATTCTCAAGCGCGCGCTCCCGACCGGCGGCGAGGTGCGGGTGGCGGGACAACCGCTCTCGCACTACCGGGGCCGGCGCACGCCCCAGCTGCGGCGCCACATCGGCACCATCTTTCAGGACAACCTGCTGCTCGACCACCTCAGTGCCTACGACAACGTGGCCTTCGCGCTGCGGGTGACCGGCGTGCCGGGGCGTGAGTGGCCGGGCCGGGTGACGGCGGCGCTGCGCACGGTCGGGCTGGAGCACAAGCAGCGCACGCTGCCCGTGCAGCTCTCGCTCGGCGAGCAGCAGCGGGTGGCGATCGCGCGCGCCATCGTCTCGGACCCGCCGCTGCTGCTTGCCGACGAGCCGACCGGCAACCTCGACCCCGACAACTCGCGCGAGGTGCTGCGCGTGCTGCAACAGGTCAACCTGCGCGGCACCACCGTGGTCGTCGCGACCCACGCCCGCGACCTCGTCGAGACCTTTCGCCACCGCACGCTGACCCTGCGCCGGGGAAGGCTCGTGCGCGACGACGCCCTCGGGGGGTACGCGCTGTGA
- a CDS encoding S41 family peptidase — protein MLSGVKPNRTLLIAGALAATAAVAAAQMTGYTPQTLATTAEGKSLVQVLNDLNRYYLYPIDQDKLLRGAINGALGSLEDEFTYYTEPATNEIDQQNLAGSFGGIGVTLIAANADGTGVKVDNVYKNNPAFKAGVQIGDVFLKIGDKDVSAAKSDEVVKLVRGPVGSEVSITFARGGKPFTVKLKREQVNIVSVEKAILPGNVGYIALSTFYNEQASAQFRAAVADMKKANVQKLILDLRDNGGGLLSAGVDVADQFLSTGPIVSLRERTGAPQVYGRATRQASDYTGKLVVLVNKNSASASEVVGGALQDSGRATIIGEQTFGKGVAQIPITLPDGGKVAIVNSAWVTPKGREIHKKGITPDIVVTDTRFPVPLNFTGAGATPGSKITITVGGQPVTVTADKEGKFTYIAEVKRAGRSDVQGQAVVDIANDAIVRRALEALK, from the coding sequence ATGCTCAGCGGTGTGAAGCCCAACCGAACGCTCCTGATTGCGGGCGCCCTCGCCGCGACCGCGGCGGTCGCTGCCGCGCAGATGACCGGCTACACCCCGCAGACCCTCGCTACCACCGCCGAAGGGAAATCCCTCGTGCAGGTGCTCAACGATCTCAACCGCTACTACCTCTACCCCATTGATCAGGACAAGCTGCTGCGCGGCGCGATCAACGGCGCACTCGGCAGCCTGGAAGACGAGTTTACCTACTACACCGAGCCGGCCACCAACGAGATCGACCAGCAAAACCTCGCAGGGTCCTTCGGCGGGATCGGCGTCACCTTGATCGCGGCCAACGCCGACGGCACGGGCGTCAAGGTGGACAACGTCTACAAGAACAACCCCGCGTTCAAGGCCGGCGTGCAGATCGGCGACGTGTTTCTCAAGATCGGCGACAAGGACGTGAGCGCGGCCAAGAGTGACGAGGTGGTCAAGCTCGTGCGTGGCCCGGTCGGCTCGGAGGTCTCGATCACCTTTGCGCGGGGCGGCAAGCCTTTTACGGTGAAGCTGAAGCGCGAACAGGTCAACATCGTCTCGGTCGAGAAGGCCATCTTGCCCGGCAACGTCGGGTACATCGCCCTGAGCACCTTCTACAACGAGCAGGCCTCGGCCCAGTTCCGCGCGGCGGTCGCCGACATGAAAAAGGCGAACGTCCAGAAGCTGATTCTGGACCTGCGCGACAATGGCGGCGGGCTGCTGAGTGCCGGGGTCGACGTGGCCGACCAGTTTCTGAGCACCGGTCCGATCGTCAGTCTGCGCGAACGCACCGGGGCGCCGCAGGTGTATGGCCGCGCCACCCGGCAAGCGAGCGACTACACGGGGAAACTCGTCGTACTCGTGAACAAGAACAGCGCCTCGGCCTCGGAAGTGGTCGGCGGCGCCCTGCAAGACAGTGGGCGCGCGACCATCATCGGCGAGCAGACCTTCGGTAAGGGGGTCGCCCAGATTCCGATCACCCTGCCCGACGGCGGCAAGGTCGCCATCGTGAACAGCGCCTGGGTCACGCCCAAGGGCCGCGAGATCCACAAGAAGGGCATCACCCCGGACATTGTCGTCACCGACACCCGCTTCCCGGTGCCGCTCAACTTCACTGGAGCAGGTGCCACGCCGGGCTCCAAGATCACGATCACGGTGGGCGGCCAGCCGGTGACGGTCACGGCGGACAAGGAAGGCAAGTTCACCTACATCGCTGAAGTCAAGCGTGCGGGACGCAGCGACGTGCAGGGTCAGGCGGTCGTGGATATCGCCAACGACGCCATCGTGCGCCGCGCCCTCGAAGCGCTGAAGTGA
- a CDS encoding saccharopine dehydrogenase family protein, producing MSKVIIIGAGGVANVVAKKCAQNDTVFTEVLIATRTVSKADKIVAEIHEHMPGSKTKFSTATVDADNVPELVELIRAFGPEMVINVALPYQDLTIMDACLETGVHYLDTANYEPKEEAKFEYSWQWAYQDRFREKGLMALLGCGFDPGATQAFTAYHAKHHFSEIHYLDIVDCNNGDHGKAFATNFNPEINIREITANGRYWENGEWVETAPLEISQDIYYPNVATRKSYVLYHEELESLVKHFPTIKRARFWMTFGEAYIKHLNVLEGIGMTSIEPIDFRGQKIAPIEFLKAVLPAPESLAAGYTGQTCIGVQAKGTGKDGQEKVHFIYNVKDHAECFREVQAQGVSYTTGVPAMIGAMLMLQGKWMQPGVWNVEQLDPDPFIDAMNVWGLPVDELSGIELVKD from the coding sequence GTGAGCAAAGTCATCATCATTGGAGCGGGCGGCGTCGCCAACGTGGTTGCCAAGAAGTGTGCCCAGAACGACACGGTGTTTACCGAGGTCCTGATTGCGACCCGCACGGTCAGCAAGGCGGACAAGATCGTCGCCGAGATTCACGAGCACATGCCCGGCAGCAAGACGAAGTTCAGCACGGCCACCGTGGACGCCGACAACGTGCCCGAGCTGGTCGAACTCATCCGGGCCTTTGGGCCGGAGATGGTCATCAACGTGGCCCTGCCCTACCAGGACCTCACCATCATGGACGCCTGCCTGGAAACCGGCGTGCATTACCTCGACACCGCGAACTACGAGCCCAAGGAGGAGGCGAAGTTCGAGTACTCCTGGCAGTGGGCCTACCAGGACCGCTTCAGGGAAAAGGGCCTGATGGCGCTGCTCGGCTGCGGCTTCGACCCCGGCGCGACGCAGGCCTTTACCGCCTACCACGCCAAGCACCACTTCTCCGAAATCCATTACCTCGACATCGTGGACTGCAACAACGGCGACCACGGCAAGGCCTTTGCGACCAACTTCAACCCGGAAATCAACATCCGCGAAATCACCGCCAACGGCCGCTACTGGGAAAACGGCGAGTGGGTGGAAACCGCGCCGCTGGAAATCAGCCAGGACATCTACTACCCCAACGTCGCCACCCGCAAGAGCTACGTGCTGTACCACGAGGAACTCGAGTCCTTGGTCAAGCACTTCCCGACCATCAAGCGCGCGCGCTTCTGGATGACCTTCGGCGAGGCGTACATCAAACACCTGAACGTGCTGGAAGGCATCGGCATGACCAGCATCGAGCCCATCGACTTCCGCGGCCAGAAAATCGCGCCCATCGAGTTCCTGAAGGCTGTGCTGCCTGCGCCCGAGTCGCTGGCGGCGGGCTACACCGGCCAGACCTGCATCGGCGTGCAAGCCAAGGGCACCGGCAAAGACGGTCAGGAGAAGGTCCACTTCATCTACAACGTCAAGGACCACGCCGAGTGCTTCCGCGAGGTGCAGGCGCAGGGCGTCTCGTACACCACCGGCGTGCCGGCCATGATTGGCGCGATGCTGATGCTCCAGGGCAAATGGATGCAGCCCGGCGTGTGGAACGTCGAGCAGCTCGACCCGGACCCCTTCATCGACGCGATGAACGTGTGGGGCCTGCCGGTCGATGAGCTGAGCGGGATTGAGCTCGTCAAGGACTGA
- the sucD gene encoding succinate--CoA ligase subunit alpha: MGILVDKNSRVIVQGMTGREGASHSRAMKEFGTQVVAGVTPGKGGTDFEGWPIYDSVAEAKEKHGANVSIIFVPPAGAADAVLEAAHAGMPLIVLITEGVPTVDMMRAVQEVHEVDKLSRAQGGPGVRLLGGNCPGLVTNGECKVGIMPNRIYEKPGRIGLISRSGTLTYEAAKLLNDAGMGTSTTVGIGGDPVIGTTFADVLPMFEADPDTDAVVLIGEIGGADEEAAAEYIAQNMKKPVVAFISGRSAPKGKRMGHAGAIIMGDVGTPESKLAAFKAANVPVADTMPEIIEMIKAAVGK, from the coding sequence ATGGGCATTCTCGTGGACAAAAACTCCAGGGTGATCGTGCAAGGGATGACCGGGCGCGAGGGAGCCTCGCACAGCCGCGCGATGAAGGAATTCGGCACCCAGGTCGTTGCGGGCGTGACCCCCGGCAAGGGCGGCACCGATTTCGAGGGCTGGCCGATCTACGACTCGGTCGCTGAAGCCAAGGAAAAGCACGGCGCCAACGTCTCGATCATCTTCGTGCCGCCCGCCGGCGCGGCCGACGCGGTGCTCGAAGCCGCGCACGCCGGTATGCCGCTGATCGTGCTGATCACTGAAGGCGTGCCGACCGTCGACATGATGCGGGCGGTGCAGGAGGTGCACGAGGTCGACAAGCTCAGCCGCGCCCAGGGTGGCCCCGGTGTGCGGCTGCTTGGCGGCAACTGCCCCGGCCTGGTCACCAACGGCGAGTGCAAGGTGGGCATCATGCCCAACCGCATCTACGAGAAGCCCGGGCGCATCGGCCTGATCTCGCGCTCCGGCACCTTGACCTACGAGGCCGCCAAGCTCCTGAACGATGCTGGGATGGGCACGAGCACGACCGTGGGTATCGGCGGCGACCCGGTGATCGGCACCACCTTCGCCGACGTGCTGCCGATGTTCGAAGCCGACCCAGACACCGACGCGGTGGTTTTGATCGGTGAAATCGGTGGCGCCGATGAGGAAGCGGCCGCCGAGTATATCGCCCAGAACATGAAAAAGCCCGTCGTGGCCTTTATCTCGGGTCGCTCGGCGCCCAAGGGCAAGCGCATGGGTCACGCCGGCGCGATCATCATGGGCGACGTGGGCACGCCCGAAAGCAAGCTCGCCGCCTTCAAGGCCGCGAACGTGCCTGTGGCCGACACCATGCCCGAGATCATCGAGATGATCAAGGCCGCCGTCGGCAAGTAA
- the sucC gene encoding ADP-forming succinate--CoA ligase subunit beta: MKLHEYQGKEILRQFGVNVQEGKVAYTPTEVRNIAIEYAQPVVVKAQVHVGGRGKAGGVKFSPTPDKAYENGQNILGMDIKGLTVNKVLVTKAVDIDAGTEYYVGMIVDRNVQSYTLMASAEGGMEIEEVAAATPEKIIKHRVDPVKGLRPYEARQIALKAGFKGNLNKIADMMVKMSEAALKRDAVLVEINPLFVGADGIPVALDTKFEIDDNAMYRHLDLASFRELEAEHPLEIEASHHGFAYVKLDGNVGVLGNGAGIVMTSLDVVNRAGAKPANFLDIGGGAKADIVYNAVKLVGKDPDVKAIFINIFGGITRADEVAKGVIQALEEGILTKPVRMRIAGTAEDEAKALLAEVNSPLIQMYPTMFEAADEAAKEANK; this comes from the coding sequence GTGAAACTTCACGAATATCAAGGCAAGGAAATCCTGCGCCAGTTCGGCGTGAACGTGCAGGAAGGCAAGGTGGCCTATACGCCCACCGAAGTCCGCAACATCGCCATCGAGTACGCGCAGCCCGTGGTCGTCAAGGCCCAGGTGCATGTCGGTGGACGCGGCAAGGCGGGCGGCGTGAAGTTCAGCCCCACCCCCGACAAGGCCTACGAGAACGGCCAGAACATCCTCGGCATGGACATCAAGGGCCTGACCGTCAACAAGGTCCTTGTGACCAAGGCCGTCGACATCGACGCCGGGACTGAGTACTACGTCGGCATGATCGTCGACCGCAACGTGCAGAGCTACACGCTGATGGCCTCGGCGGAGGGCGGCATGGAGATCGAGGAGGTCGCGGCGGCGACGCCCGAAAAGATCATCAAGCACCGTGTGGACCCGGTCAAAGGGCTGCGCCCCTATGAGGCCCGCCAGATCGCCCTCAAGGCCGGCTTCAAAGGCAACCTCAACAAGATCGCTGACATGATGGTCAAGATGAGCGAGGCCGCGCTCAAGCGTGACGCCGTGCTCGTCGAGATCAACCCGCTGTTCGTCGGGGCCGACGGCATCCCGGTCGCGCTCGACACCAAGTTCGAGATCGACGACAACGCGATGTACCGCCACCTCGACCTCGCGTCCTTCCGCGAACTTGAAGCCGAACACCCGCTCGAAATCGAGGCGAGCCACCACGGCTTCGCGTACGTCAAGCTCGACGGTAACGTCGGCGTGCTCGGCAACGGCGCCGGCATCGTGATGACTTCGCTCGACGTGGTCAACCGCGCTGGAGCCAAGCCTGCCAACTTCCTCGACATCGGCGGCGGCGCCAAAGCCGACATCGTCTACAACGCGGTCAAGTTGGTGGGTAAGGACCCCGACGTCAAGGCCATCTTCATCAACATCTTCGGCGGCATCACCCGCGCCGACGAGGTCGCCAAGGGCGTGATTCAGGCGCTCGAAGAAGGCATCCTGACCAAGCCGGTGCGGATGCGGATCGCCGGCACCGCCGAGGACGAGGCCAAGGCGCTGCTCGCGGAAGTGAACAGCCCGCTGATTCAGATGTACCCCACCATGTTTGAAGCCGCCGACGAGGCTGCCAAGGAGGCGAACAAGTAA
- a CDS encoding M24 family metallopeptidase has product MTSSEVSSRPAAPSSLLDRVRAALKRAGVDALWVSDPVGVRQLTGFTSSEDGKVLITPQEATLYTDARYTVQAQEESRVPAFIARPPETYAHAKDGVSGLRVGFEATHLTVAGLEDLRGAWPDATLVPLRGVLQALRLVKSAEEIALIRAAQDLAGRVFTEVRPMIRSGVRELDVALAIETRLREAGSRPSFSTIVASGPRGAMPHGTASERVIGDDELVTIDMGAQLGGYHSDFTRTVAVGDPNAQLRRIYRAVREAEEAAVAAVKPGVRGADLDRLARGILTRHGLGEYFAHSLGHGVGLEVHEGPSLRGVSEDVLEAGMVITIEPGVYLPGVGGVRIEDLVLVTDDGYEVLSHSPKEDL; this is encoded by the coding sequence ATGACTTCTTCCGAAGTTTCTTCTCGCCCCGCCGCCCCCAGCTCCCTGCTCGACCGCGTGCGCGCCGCGCTGAAGCGGGCTGGGGTGGACGCGCTGTGGGTGAGTGACCCGGTCGGCGTGCGGCAACTCACGGGCTTTACGAGCAGCGAGGACGGCAAGGTGCTCATCACCCCGCAGGAGGCCACCCTTTACACCGACGCGCGCTATACGGTGCAGGCACAGGAGGAGTCGCGCGTGCCGGCGTTCATCGCCCGTCCGCCCGAAACCTACGCCCACGCCAAGGACGGGGTCAGTGGACTGCGGGTGGGCTTTGAGGCGACGCACCTGACTGTGGCGGGTCTGGAGGATCTGCGCGGCGCCTGGCCGGACGCGACACTCGTACCGCTGCGGGGCGTGCTGCAGGCACTGCGGCTGGTCAAGAGCGCCGAGGAGATCGCCCTGATCCGCGCCGCACAGGACCTCGCGGGCCGGGTGTTCACCGAGGTGCGGCCGATGATCCGCTCAGGCGTGCGAGAACTCGACGTGGCGCTCGCGATCGAGACCCGGCTGCGCGAGGCCGGCTCGCGGCCTTCTTTCAGCACCATCGTCGCCAGCGGACCGCGCGGCGCGATGCCCCACGGTACAGCGTCGGAGCGGGTGATCGGCGACGACGAACTCGTCACCATCGACATGGGCGCGCAGCTCGGCGGCTACCACAGCGACTTCACCCGCACGGTGGCGGTCGGCGATCCGAACGCGCAGCTGCGGCGCATCTACCGCGCGGTCCGCGAGGCCGAGGAAGCGGCGGTGGCGGCAGTGAAGCCCGGCGTGCGCGGCGCGGACCTCGACCGGCTCGCGCGGGGCATCCTGACCCGGCACGGTCTCGGTGAGTACTTCGCGCACTCGCTCGGGCACGGCGTGGGGCTCGAGGTCCATGAAGGCCCCAGCCTGCGCGGGGTGAGTGAGGACGTGCTGGAGGCCGGCATGGTGATCACCATCGAGCCCGGTGTCTACCTGCCCGGCGTCGGCGGCGTGAGGATCGAGGACCTCGTGCTCGTGACCGATGACGGTTACGAGGTCCTGAGCCACTCGCCCAAAGAGGACCTCTGA
- a CDS encoding YbjN domain-containing protein, protein METALLTLDTLAKYLQDKEVQLDMEENQGQRFIRMGWRFEMGDAAVLVSVNDGPNNTSRLEITCVTQKQYADRRPEVAMLLNDRNRERAFARSIDGDGNVWLEYVGFYPTLAEMPQETFDTLFGGVLMHFQDDYATLEGFVPQGMQVQQPQA, encoded by the coding sequence ATGGAAACTGCACTGCTCACGCTCGACACCCTCGCCAAATACCTGCAAGACAAAGAAGTCCAGCTCGACATGGAAGAAAACCAGGGCCAGCGCTTCATCCGTATGGGCTGGCGCTTCGAAATGGGTGACGCCGCCGTTCTGGTCAGCGTCAACGACGGCCCGAACAACACCAGCCGCCTGGAAATCACCTGCGTGACCCAGAAGCAGTACGCCGACCGCCGCCCGGAGGTCGCCATGCTGCTCAACGACCGCAACCGCGAGCGGGCTTTTGCGCGCAGCATCGACGGCGACGGCAACGTCTGGCTGGAGTACGTGGGCTTTTATCCCACCCTCGCTGAAATGCCGCAGGAGACCTTCGACACGCTGTTCGGCGGCGTGCTGATGCACTTCCAGGACGATTACGCGACCCTTGAAGGCTTCGTGCCCCAGGGCATGCAGGTCCAGCAGCCCCAGGCCTGA
- the holA gene encoding DNA polymerase III subunit delta, giving the protein MPLLAFTGNSFLADETLRDTLAARGLRARELPRFSGEDVTAPLLAPHLAPGLFGDGGVIVDLTGLKPDKALLDLLASAPVTVAVLDEAPPAGRLKLYEKAGEVIASPAPSKPGEVTGWVVARARKAKLPLERDAAAYLAEVFGGDLAGIAGELNKLELLGGALGRARVQGVVGREPPGDSFAMLGAATAGRAAEAVTQLRRLLASGEDPFKLLGAVVWQYSLVARCAALTQDEGRVSEAVAAQRLGVKPYPAKKALEVARHLNEARVRAQLRRILDADLAMKRGLDAGVVLERLIVQLSV; this is encoded by the coding sequence GTGCCTCTCCTCGCGTTTACCGGAAACTCATTCTTGGCCGACGAAACCCTGCGTGACACCCTGGCGGCGCGCGGGCTGAGGGCGCGCGAGCTGCCGCGCTTTTCCGGCGAGGACGTGACCGCCCCTCTCCTCGCACCGCACCTCGCGCCGGGCCTTTTCGGGGACGGCGGGGTGATCGTGGATCTGACCGGACTCAAGCCGGACAAGGCGCTGCTCGATCTGCTCGCCTCGGCGCCGGTCACGGTGGCGGTGCTCGACGAAGCGCCGCCGGCGGGCCGCCTCAAGCTCTACGAGAAGGCGGGCGAGGTCATCGCGTCCCCCGCCCCGAGCAAGCCGGGCGAAGTGACCGGCTGGGTGGTCGCGCGGGCCAGAAAGGCGAAATTGCCGCTGGAGCGTGACGCCGCCGCCTACCTCGCGGAGGTTTTCGGGGGGGACCTCGCTGGGATCGCGGGCGAGCTGAACAAGCTCGAACTGCTGGGGGGAGCGCTCGGGCGTGCGCGCGTGCAGGGGGTGGTGGGCCGCGAGCCCCCGGGCGACTCCTTCGCGATGCTCGGGGCCGCGACGGCGGGGCGGGCGGCCGAGGCCGTGACGCAACTGCGCCGACTGCTCGCGTCGGGCGAGGACCCTTTCAAGCTGCTCGGCGCGGTGGTGTGGCAATACAGCCTCGTCGCCCGCTGCGCCGCGCTGACGCAGGACGAGGGACGCGTGAGCGAGGCGGTCGCCGCGCAGCGCCTCGGCGTCAAGCCGTACCCGGCCAAAAAGGCCCTCGAGGTCGCCCGGCACCTCAACGAAGCCAGGGTGCGCGCTCAGCTGCGGCGCATCCTCGACGCCGACCTCGCCATGAAACGCGGCCTTGACGCGGGCGTGGTGCTCGAACGGCTGATCGTGCAGCTCAGCGTCTAA